ACGTCCGAAAACTTCGGTAAAACTGAAATTGTATGGTCCGGAAGCTTTCTTATGCTCCATTTGGAAACCCGGCTCTGGAACGGTGGATCCAGAAACCTCACAATTGGATGAGGGGAAGTGTTGTGTTGAGTAATTGCATTTTCAATGTTCAATCTTGCACATTTGCATTTCTTTAGAGCATCACTTCCACCAGCTGGGAATTGGATCCTTTCATGGCAGATGAATTTATATTGGATCCTCTTAATCGTCGACCTGACAGGAAGATGAAGATATACAGGCAAATGAGGATATATTGGATCCTTTTTATGTGTACACAATTTGTATTGAAAGCCTCTTATGTTCCCAAACTGTTGTTGTGAATCTTGTTCTATGTAGGCAAGCATCGAACAGCTGACCTTTAAGGACAACATATGCATTATCATCTGATACATCTAGAAGTTGGCTTACTCGAAACATGTTTCTTTTCGTCATGTCTGTGAACTATTCTCGTACTGTAGAACTAAGGGAATAAGGAAAAGATGTTGCCGAACCAGGGTGGAAATGAACTTGGGATAGGGAAACAACTACCAGCACCCATTTTCTCTCCACGAATTCGAAATTCAGTTTCCTTGTAGAAACATGACCTAAAACCTGTGAGGTTCACATTACAGCTACGCGTTACAACAATCAAACATGGTGACGTGCATACGCCCAAATAATATGTACTCCTGCTCCACAGCTTCGAAGATACAATGCAACAAAAATGTGGGACATGATCCATATGACCGTCTCGGAATCGAATTCTAGAAGATTCACCAATAGATGGTACAAAATTATAGATTAATCTGCCATCCGAATCATGCATGAACAATGCAGGGCTCGATTTCTTGAATGCCTCACACGAATAACACAATTAGATCATAGCACTGACAAATCAcaagaaaacacaaaaagaaaaaagacCTAATCAAAAATTAAACGGACAAAAAAAGCAGATCATGCAAGATGATCGACTCCGATAGTCACATCTTGGCGAACGAGGCGGAGGACCCTGTCCAGTCGTAGTAGTACTCGGGGAGGGCCTGGGGGCGGGAGAGCATGAGGGGCCGGTCCTTGGCCTCCTCGGGGTCGTCGCAATCGTCGTCGTCCATGGTGTGGAGGTGGATGCAGGAGCACCGCTCCATGGAGATGAAGAAGGCCGCTGCCACGCTCGCGCCCACCCATACCGCGTACCCCTCCAGCTTCTCATACGAtaggatcccgccgccgccgccgcctccgttcATGGATGTTGCCCGTCCGACGAAGACCGGAAGGAAGGGAAGATGGAGGAATGGGGTTGGATCGGTGGCTAGTCCCCGCGTCGCCTCCGGGTTTTTCTTTGGGGCTGTTTTGGTTGTCTGCCAAAATTAGCATGGacgggagggaagaaggagactgtATGCATCCCAACGGGGCATCGACACGAGACACGTGGACACATGCAGAGGTGCCCGTTTCCATGGCCGTTACTAGTCTGGAAATGGTACACGATGTTTGTTACAGCAGGTTCAGCAAAACCAATGAAGGACAACAACCTTCAGTCCAATGTTTGCTGTCCTTCTACAAGGAGTAAACCTTTTTTTTTTGTTAACGATCCAAGTGTAATACGTATGTAGTTAGACGTATGAACCTAAGATGTAAGCTGTTTCCATAACTACATGTTGGTAAAGTTGTACTCTGCATTCAGGATTGTTGTATGTTTAATAACGCCTTTGATTATGGAGGCAAACTTTTGCTTCATATCCATGACCCAACTCTCCAAGTATAAGATCAAGCATCTTCTGTTGTTTAGAGCCGGGGCTTATGATTCTGCTGATATTTACTTGGTAAGAATTACCTCTGCACTTAACTTAAATTGCTTTTAACTTTCTGCACAAAATTAATGCGGCCTCTAAAAATTGAACATGAGCTCAGTCAAGAGGTAAGCACTGTATATATGTTGCTGATTTggtatttgatattgatttcagttTTGCTTGGTAAAGTTGTTACTTGTTGTTGTTTGTGTGGTGCCTTACATTTCCTTCCATACAAAGTTCGTTTTTTGAGTTAGTTTCATGCAGTTTGTACTTGATATtgtgctttttttttgcgaatacacaaagcttgcgtatcattgcattgataggagGAATAGAGTGAGTATAAAGAAtggtacaacacatgacacgaacGCACGCAGGCGTGAACATGGTGCCCGGAGCAGAGAGACAAGGGATGCTCGGCCCGAATAGAGGATACATCACAGCTAAACCAACCAAGCCCAAACCTAGAGCGGCAATGCTGAACCAGCAAGAATTCCAACATCACCTAAGCCAAAACCCGGGGACACCGCGAGCAATCAagatagcgccttcaagaaggaaatcATCGCTGAGACGCCGTCACCATCCGGTCCGGAGGAACCAGACCTAGGGTTTTCCTTGAGCTCGAGGAGAGGCACAGCTGAGGGCCTTGACAGCGCCTCCAAGGAGGAAACGACATCCATAGACGCCGCCACTGCCAGCTCCGGCAAGCCGAGCAAGGATTTCTCCCTGGCCTCAGGCTGGGCAATCCCATAGCCGCCGTGTTTGGAGTCAGGGATGAGGAAGCCAAACGCTGGTCGAAGCCACTATGTCGTCGGAAGGGGATTAATGGGGTTGCACCTTCCGTCGGAGGTGGCACCGCCTCCGGACACACAAGCGTTGGATCTGGCAAAGGGGAGGCTTAGAGGCGTACAGAGCAGAGCAGACGCAAAGCAAACCACGAGGGGGGTAGGGCGACGATGATCAGCAACGCCGACAAACAGGGTCTAGAGGGATGCAGATCCATGTTGCCGTGGCCATGGCCGTCAGGACATCGGTGAGCCACGCGAGCTGGAAGGGACGCAGCTGCTGGGTCACCGAGGCTAGAGCTGCCCGGCATATGACGTCGTCAGCCATGGACACCGGAGAGACGCAGGTCCAAGGTCACCGGGGCCGAAGCAGCGCCAGCAAGCACCCGCTTTGAGGAGCCTCGGGACTGACACTAACACCGTAGCCTCATCGCCTCCGCGCATGAGCCGTCACCGTGGCTTGATGGGGGAGGAACGGCCACCGGGACGAGGGGGGATGCCTGCGCCATGGCCGTTGCCAGGGATGCCGCACGCTGCACCGGGCGTCGGACCGGCAAGGAAGGCAGCTGGGAGGCAGGGGCACCCACGACGCGCGCTCGGATGGCGGGgactcggggacgcgccggagggggagggaggggNNNNNNNNNNNNNNNNNNNNNNNNNNNNNNNNNNNNNNNNNNNNNNNNNNNNNNNNNNNNNNNNNNNNNNNNNNNNNNNNNNNNNNNNNNNNNNNNNNNNNNNNNNNNNNNNNNNNNNNNNNNNNNNNNNNNNNNNNNNNNNNNNNNNNNNNNNNNNNNNNNNNNNNNNNNNNNNNNNNNNNNNNNNNNNNNNNNNNNNNNNNNNNNNNNNNNNNNNNNNNNNNNNNNNNNNNNNNNNNNNNNNNNNNNNNNNNNNNNNNNNNNNNNNNNNNNNNNNNNNNNNNNNNNNNNNNNNNNNNNNNNNNNNNNNNNNNNNNNNNNNNNNNNNNNNNNNNNNNNNNNNNNNNNNNNNNNNNNNNNNNNNNNNNNNNGGCCACGCTGGCCGGCTGGCAGCGCGGCGGAAGGTTGATCTCGGGGCGGCGCGGGGGACgaatccgccccgccgccgccatctcggggcgcggcgcggcttcgccggccgGCCCTCTGGCGGCGGTCAGAGCAGGGcggcgcggggggagggggggcttgATATCTGTGCTGACATGAGCTCTTTTTTTTTGCAGCTGTGCCAAAATATGCATTTTTCCCGTTGCACTAATTTATTTTAACGGCTCACCCATTTTATGGCTTCACTTTTTTTGTCTTATGTGTTCATCCTTCATCGATGGCTTGATGCCGAATCTGCACAAGATCCTGTTGGCATTAAAGCTTATATCATTAGTTTCATTTGACAGATGGAGCTAAACATCATGCTTCCCAAGTGTTGCGGTTAAGAAAGGGCGTGCCTTCGATATTATGGCTTATTAGGGCAACGATTTTGTATTCAATTAATAAAGTTCATCAAGAAAActttgtaaaattatttgtgcaacaGCATGCGATAATCCATTGTCTCGAAACAAAATAAGCCGAGGAATATTGCCGAGTTCTTCGCGCATTTGTTGGGCACCGATGCTCTCCCTTTGCATGTCTTGGCTTATATCTGGTTGAAGGAGGAAGGCACCACATCTTGCTCTAGGAATTTTATATGATTCTTTTCTAGGTATTTttataattaaataaataaatatgctACTTCCCTG
Above is a window of Triticum aestivum cultivar Chinese Spring chromosome 6B, IWGSC CS RefSeq v2.1, whole genome shotgun sequence DNA encoding:
- the LOC123135648 gene encoding uncharacterized protein, which produces MNGGGGGGGILSYEKLEGYAVWVGASVAAAFFISMERCSCIHLHTMDDDDCDDPEEAKDRPLMLSRPQALPEYYYDWTGSSASFAKM